From the Nonlabens marinus S1-08 genome, one window contains:
- the sucC gene encoding ADP-forming succinate--CoA ligase subunit beta — protein sequence MNLHEYQGKEILASYGVTIQRGKIATTPEEAVKAAKELTEETGTGWHVIKAQVHAGGRGKGGGVKLAKSLDDVKKISGEIIGMDLVTPQTSAEGKRVHQVLIAEDVYEPGEVEVEEFYMSVLLDRAQGKNMIMYSTEGGMDIETVAEETPHLIFTEVIDPAHGLQGFQARRIAFNLGLSGKAFKEMTKFVSKLYNAYVGSDSALFEINPVLKASDERIIAVDCKITLDENALFRHKDLEAMRDIREENPTEVEARAVGLNYVDLDGNVGCMVNGAGLAMATMDLIKQSGGEPANFLDVGGTADAKRVEEAFKIILKDKGVKAILVNIFGGIVRCDRVAQGIIDAKKSMGDAMNVPLIVRLQGTNAEIAKELIDNSGMDVQSAIEFQEAADKVQAVLA from the coding sequence ATGAACCTTCACGAATATCAAGGAAAAGAAATTTTAGCCAGTTATGGTGTTACCATTCAACGTGGTAAAATCGCAACTACTCCAGAAGAAGCCGTTAAAGCTGCCAAGGAATTGACCGAGGAAACTGGAACTGGATGGCACGTCATCAAAGCACAGGTACACGCAGGTGGCCGTGGTAAAGGTGGCGGAGTAAAACTTGCCAAAAGTCTTGACGATGTGAAGAAGATCTCTGGTGAGATTATAGGAATGGACCTAGTAACGCCACAAACTTCTGCAGAAGGTAAGCGTGTACACCAAGTATTGATTGCAGAGGATGTTTACGAACCAGGCGAGGTTGAAGTAGAAGAATTCTACATGTCCGTATTATTAGACCGTGCACAAGGGAAAAACATGATTATGTATTCTACCGAAGGTGGAATGGATATCGAGACGGTTGCAGAGGAAACTCCGCATTTGATCTTCACTGAAGTTATTGATCCAGCACACGGATTGCAAGGATTCCAAGCGAGACGTATCGCATTTAACCTAGGTTTGAGCGGTAAGGCATTTAAAGAAATGACCAAATTCGTTTCCAAATTATACAATGCGTACGTAGGATCAGACAGCGCACTATTTGAGATCAATCCAGTATTGAAAGCAAGTGATGAGCGTATCATTGCTGTGGATTGTAAGATTACTTTGGACGAGAATGCATTGTTCCGTCACAAGGATCTTGAGGCGATGCGCGATATAAGAGAAGAAAACCCAACAGAGGTTGAAGCTCGTGCGGTAGGATTGAACTATGTAGATCTTGATGGTAATGTAGGATGTATGGTAAACGGTGCAGGACTTGCGATGGCAACGATGGACTTGATCAAGCAATCTGGTGGTGAACCAGCTAACTTCCTTGACGTGGGTGGTACAGCAGATGCCAAGAGAGTAGAAGAAGCATTCAAAATTATCTTGAAGGATAAAGGAGTGAAAGCTATTCTTGTAAATATCTTTGGTGGTATCGTACGTTGTGACCGTGTGGCACAAGGAATTATCGATGCTAAGAAAAGCATGGGTGACGCGATGAATGTACCATTGATTGTACGTCTCCAAGGAACTAATGCAGAGATCGCAAAAGAATTGATTGACAACTCTGGAATGGATGTACAAAGTGCTATTGAATTTCAGGAAGCAGCAGACAAAGTACAAGCGGTGCTTGCTTAG
- the lysA gene encoding diaminopimelate decarboxylase has product MNAQDLLSVAQEHGSPVYVYDAEAIVSQYERLTSAFAKAKNLRIHYAVKALSNISILKLFKQLGAGLDTVSSQEVQLGLAAGVDPSKIIYTPNGVSLEEIEKVAGMGVQINIDNLSILEQFGAKHPTVPVCVRINPHVMAGGNANISVGHIDSKFGISIHQIPHLLRIVENTGMTVNGVHMHTGSDILDIGVFLYATEILFETAAKFKDLEFIDFGSGFKVPYKEGDVSTDIEELGDQLSDRFNEFCKSYGKDIALAFEPGKFLVSQAGHFLAKVNVIKQTTSTVFAGVDSGFNHLIRPMLYGSYHGIKNISNPDGKNRFYSVVGYICETDTFAQNRQISEIAEGDILAFSNAGAYCYSMASNYNSRYRPAEVLWHNGKSHLIRERETMDDILRNQVDVELEIGAEAVEA; this is encoded by the coding sequence ATGAATGCACAAGATCTTTTGAGCGTAGCCCAGGAACACGGTAGTCCTGTCTATGTCTATGATGCAGAGGCTATTGTCTCGCAGTATGAACGTTTGACGTCCGCTTTCGCGAAAGCGAAAAACCTTAGAATCCATTACGCCGTAAAGGCATTGTCAAACATCTCGATCTTGAAGCTTTTTAAACAGTTAGGCGCCGGACTCGATACCGTGAGTTCACAGGAAGTACAGTTGGGCCTAGCTGCTGGCGTGGATCCATCCAAAATCATCTACACGCCGAATGGCGTTTCCCTTGAGGAAATTGAGAAGGTGGCCGGTATGGGCGTGCAGATCAATATTGACAACCTGTCGATACTGGAGCAATTTGGTGCTAAGCATCCTACGGTTCCTGTTTGTGTGCGTATCAATCCGCATGTGATGGCTGGTGGTAATGCTAACATTAGCGTTGGTCACATTGACTCCAAATTTGGTATTTCCATACATCAGATTCCGCATTTGTTGCGTATCGTAGAAAATACGGGAATGACCGTGAATGGTGTGCACATGCATACCGGTAGTGACATTCTGGACATAGGCGTATTCTTGTATGCGACCGAAATCCTTTTTGAAACCGCGGCGAAATTTAAAGATCTAGAGTTCATCGATTTTGGCTCTGGATTTAAAGTACCTTACAAAGAAGGTGATGTATCAACAGATATTGAAGAACTGGGCGATCAACTGAGCGATCGTTTTAATGAGTTTTGCAAGAGTTACGGTAAAGACATTGCGCTGGCTTTTGAGCCAGGTAAGTTTTTGGTTTCTCAGGCTGGACACTTTTTGGCTAAAGTCAATGTGATCAAGCAAACGACCAGCACGGTTTTCGCTGGTGTGGATTCTGGTTTTAATCACTTGATCAGACCAATGCTTTATGGGTCTTACCACGGTATCAAGAATATTTCCAATCCAGATGGCAAAAACCGCTTTTACAGCGTCGTAGGTTACATCTGTGAAACGGACACTTTTGCACAAAACCGACAAATAAGCGAAATCGCCGAAGGCGATATTCTTGCCTTTTCCAACGCTGGTGCCTATTGCTACTCCATGGCGAGCAACTACAATTCGCGTTATCGTCCTGCAGAAGTGCTTTGGCATAATGGCAAGTCACACTTGATACGTGAACGTGAAACCATGGATGATATCTTGCGTAATCAAGTAGATGTAGAATTGGAGATTGGTGCTGAAGCTGTGGAAGCTTAG
- a CDS encoding proline dehydrogenase family protein → MNHDIFENTATAFALKTDAELKKSRFIFSMMGRQWLVDLGSKATMMGLKMGLPIKGLVRHTIFDQFCGGTTEDECMPLVEKMYSKGVSSILDYSVEGKSNEADFDNVVGKKLTLIHAASENEALPFEVVKPTGIGRFYIWQKLTEGKELTAPEQLEWERIVNRVDLLCKTAVDSDVALLFDGEETWMQDAADRLIRDMMLKYNQGKAYIYNTVQCYRHDRMDYIKELYNDAVANNFIVGAKIVRGAYMEKERNRAAQMNYPSPICASKDATDAMFNGVMNFILDRLDVIKLCVGTHNEQSTLEAMQILENKGVPAGTEDVWFGQLYGMSDNLTFNLAKENYNVFKIVPFGPIKDVMPYLIRRAQENTSVAGQVGRELTLVNEELERRDV, encoded by the coding sequence ATGAATCATGATATTTTTGAGAATACCGCAACGGCTTTTGCTTTGAAAACGGACGCTGAGCTGAAGAAATCCCGCTTTATATTTTCTATGATGGGCCGCCAGTGGCTGGTCGATTTAGGGTCTAAAGCTACCATGATGGGTTTAAAAATGGGACTGCCCATTAAAGGATTGGTGCGACATACCATATTTGATCAATTCTGTGGCGGTACGACTGAAGATGAATGCATGCCACTGGTAGAAAAGATGTACAGCAAGGGCGTAAGTTCTATTCTAGATTATTCCGTAGAAGGAAAGTCTAATGAAGCCGATTTTGATAATGTGGTAGGAAAGAAGTTGACCTTAATACATGCTGCTTCAGAAAATGAAGCTCTACCTTTTGAGGTGGTAAAGCCTACCGGTATCGGTCGTTTTTACATATGGCAAAAACTTACGGAGGGAAAAGAACTCACAGCACCAGAGCAACTGGAATGGGAGCGTATCGTGAATCGTGTAGATCTCTTATGTAAAACTGCGGTAGATAGTGATGTTGCCCTCTTATTTGACGGTGAGGAAACCTGGATGCAAGATGCTGCAGATCGACTGATACGTGACATGATGTTGAAATACAATCAGGGAAAAGCTTACATCTATAATACTGTTCAATGCTACCGGCACGATCGCATGGATTACATTAAAGAATTGTATAATGATGCGGTCGCAAACAACTTTATCGTTGGAGCTAAAATTGTACGAGGGGCTTACATGGAGAAAGAGCGTAATCGCGCTGCTCAAATGAATTATCCATCGCCTATTTGTGCTTCAAAAGATGCTACTGATGCAATGTTTAATGGAGTGATGAACTTTATACTGGATCGACTGGATGTGATTAAACTGTGTGTGGGAACTCATAATGAGCAGAGCACGCTGGAAGCCATGCAGATTCTAGAGAATAAAGGTGTACCTGCAGGAACGGAGGATGTGTGGTTTGGTCAGCTTTATGGAATGAGCGATAATTTGACATTTAATCTCGCTAAAGAAAATTATAATGTTTTCAAGATCGTCCCATTTGGTCCGATCAAAGATGTGATGCCTTATTTAATACGTCGTGCACAAGAGAATACCTCAGTTGCAGGACAAGTGGGTAGGGAATTGACCTTGGTCAATGAAGAACTGGAGCGTCGCGACGTTTAA
- a CDS encoding CPBP family intramembrane glutamic endopeptidase, protein MNFKKVASFIALTFIWSWTLWILGLQHLEDGITAESIDTFLIYFFAGVYGPSLSSIIITLLFDGFSNTWKLCKKLFMFKAAWWIYVLILVLPLVFVAIGLLLYQWFFGSVGDFKFAAVAFIPIVLWSGFYAGPLGEELGWRGFLLAEFQTQFSNLKSAIVIGIIWFCWHIPLFWAPFGTLVSGKSLHLFPILTYLVLLVGLSIIITWMVVHSRGSVWIAILFHLSINAGLLLLFFPEIGPNFKTIHLLSTAGVWIFAGYLIYQRGLNLPLR, encoded by the coding sequence ATGAATTTTAAGAAAGTAGCATCCTTTATAGCATTGACATTCATCTGGTCATGGACCTTATGGATACTGGGTTTGCAGCATTTGGAAGACGGAATCACTGCAGAAAGCATCGACACCTTCTTGATCTATTTTTTTGCTGGTGTTTACGGGCCGAGCCTAAGTTCGATTATTATAACACTTCTATTTGATGGGTTCTCTAATACCTGGAAGTTGTGCAAAAAACTCTTTATGTTCAAAGCAGCTTGGTGGATTTATGTACTGATATTGGTGCTTCCGCTGGTATTTGTTGCTATTGGGTTACTGTTATATCAGTGGTTTTTTGGAAGCGTTGGAGATTTTAAGTTCGCTGCCGTTGCTTTTATTCCTATCGTTTTATGGTCCGGATTTTATGCAGGCCCATTAGGAGAAGAGTTAGGCTGGAGAGGCTTTTTGTTGGCAGAATTTCAGACTCAATTTTCCAATCTTAAAAGTGCTATTGTCATAGGAATTATCTGGTTTTGCTGGCACATCCCATTGTTTTGGGCACCTTTTGGAACCTTAGTAAGCGGTAAATCCCTCCACCTTTTCCCTATTCTTACCTATCTGGTTTTATTGGTGGGACTGTCCATCATCATTACATGGATGGTAGTACATTCTAGAGGCAGTGTGTGGATAGCCATCTTGTTCCACTTATCTATTAACGCCGGACTCCTGTTATTGTTTTTTCCAGAAATAGGACCAAACTTTAAGACCATACACTTGTTATCCACCGCTGGCGTATGGATTTTTGCAGGATACTTAATTTATCAAAGAGGGCTTAATCTTCCATTGCGATAA
- a CDS encoding DUF4377 domain-containing protein — MVSSRLVFLAIPLLILLNSCDSDSDITEGNEVLEVLHYKNVAYGFEPILTTQIKVNQTSTGVENFYGYIDGFNYEYGYNYLLSVNVFEVQNPSADGSSLRYELARVISKTKVPPNTTFKIDLKKQFDNGADLYVSGSSATSFQILNQLDIDCSDSCTELEAALNEPNDVVGIFQHNFDGTIKLVGLER, encoded by the coding sequence ATGGTTTCCTCAAGATTGGTTTTTCTCGCTATTCCGCTGTTGATCCTATTGAACTCTTGCGATTCAGATAGTGATATTACTGAAGGGAATGAAGTGCTGGAGGTTTTGCATTATAAAAATGTAGCCTATGGATTCGAACCAATCTTGACCACCCAAATTAAAGTCAATCAAACTTCTACAGGCGTAGAAAATTTCTACGGCTACATAGATGGATTCAATTATGAATATGGTTACAATTACCTACTATCTGTAAATGTATTTGAGGTTCAAAACCCATCGGCGGATGGCTCTTCACTTAGATATGAATTAGCTAGGGTGATTTCAAAAACTAAGGTTCCCCCAAATACCACATTCAAAATAGATCTTAAAAAACAATTTGACAATGGTGCGGATTTATATGTTTCAGGTTCATCTGCAACGAGTTTTCAAATTTTAAATCAGCTGGATATCGATTGCTCTGATAGTTGCACAGAGTTGGAAGCGGCACTAAATGAACCTAATGATGTCGTTGGAATTTTCCAACACAATTTTGACGGTACTATTAAGCTGGTTGGATTAGAACGATAG
- the tsaE gene encoding tRNA (adenosine(37)-N6)-threonylcarbamoyltransferase complex ATPase subunit type 1 TsaE: MEYHIKDIDKAAEYVIASAKVNTLLFNAPMGSGKTTLITAICKKLGVTEDISSPTFSIVNEYKGSNGIIYHFDLYRLNSIDELHDIGAEEYLESPALKLIEWPDLSIPLLSDYQHVEIVTLTEQKREIRVSAVVHR, encoded by the coding sequence ATGGAGTATCATATAAAGGACATAGATAAGGCGGCAGAATATGTTATCGCTTCCGCGAAAGTAAATACCCTTTTATTTAATGCTCCTATGGGTAGCGGTAAGACGACATTGATTACAGCGATCTGTAAAAAGTTAGGAGTGACTGAAGACATTTCTTCACCTACTTTTAGTATAGTCAATGAATACAAGGGTTCAAACGGCATTATATACCATTTTGATCTCTACAGACTCAACTCAATCGACGAACTGCACGATATAGGAGCCGAAGAATACCTAGAGAGCCCAGCACTAAAACTCATAGAATGGCCAGATTTATCAATACCATTACTATCTGATTACCAGCACGTTGAAATAGTAACCCTAACAGAACAAAAAAGGGAGATTCGAGTAAGTGCTGTCGTTCATCGATGA
- a CDS encoding DsbA family oxidoreductase, with translation MKEKLKIDIVSDVVCPWCTIGYKRLEKAINELGIEDQIEIEWQPFQLNPNMPAEGQNLQEHIVEKYGSSLEQYRQMQEQMTAAGDSVDFVFDYYEEQRMANTFDSHILLEYAKEFNKQTELKMRLTTAFFSERQDVSKREVLKQALLDVGLNAEEGMARLNNEEARKAITTQENYWKELGVNSVPTIIFDRKSAVTGAQPVDVFKQVLTQILKEHETSESSKS, from the coding sequence ATGAAGGAAAAACTAAAAATCGACATTGTATCAGACGTTGTTTGCCCATGGTGCACCATAGGTTACAAACGATTGGAAAAGGCAATCAATGAATTGGGGATTGAAGACCAAATCGAAATCGAATGGCAACCATTCCAGCTCAATCCCAACATGCCTGCTGAAGGTCAGAATTTACAGGAGCATATTGTAGAAAAGTATGGTTCTAGTCTAGAGCAATACCGACAAATGCAGGAGCAAATGACTGCCGCTGGCGATAGTGTTGATTTTGTTTTTGATTATTACGAAGAACAGCGCATGGCCAATACGTTTGATTCGCATATCTTATTGGAATATGCCAAGGAATTCAACAAACAAACGGAATTGAAAATGCGGCTAACCACAGCATTTTTCAGCGAGCGTCAGGATGTTTCCAAACGGGAAGTTTTGAAACAAGCCTTACTGGATGTAGGCCTGAATGCTGAGGAAGGAATGGCACGATTGAATAATGAAGAAGCGCGAAAAGCAATCACAACCCAAGAAAATTATTGGAAAGAACTAGGTGTAAATTCCGTTCCCACAATCATATTTGATAGAAAAAGTGCCGTGACTGGTGCGCAGCCTGTAGATGTATTCAAACAAGTATTGACTCAAATACTAAAAGAGCACGAGACGTCTGAGTCTTCAAAATCTTAA
- a CDS encoding aminotransferase class IV: MILRSLTLAIVTLLLFSSCDEDDDTISIGLLAEHRGVYINDFYTAGILGNDALEDDLLAWVDVNDFTDIYLYNIGDALGDGLDDDLRAFVNKAHNEDPFVKVSFVSAGFGDSFSEIEGYHDGRKDSRPDGIVSEIEFWNGTMNYLDNYEPWIDRLNDLKFTPPPGMAGPLNPGVTRQFYIGKIKDPGLPPSLLIAKELVLHHDEIFLTNYHTDAWNLSGSIEENSIVNKLNLLAQAGMELNQQVNIVILFNVNQSSLAPEIWDYFATTATDHEFEEAFVEWSNDYQASTAITNKEFLNIKGFGIYRYTDALNARP, encoded by the coding sequence ATGATATTAAGATCCTTAACATTAGCTATAGTAACTCTACTCCTTTTCTCTTCCTGCGACGAAGATGACGACACCATTTCCATAGGGCTGCTTGCCGAGCATCGCGGTGTCTACATCAATGACTTTTATACGGCTGGAATCTTGGGCAATGATGCCTTGGAAGATGATTTGCTCGCATGGGTAGATGTGAATGATTTTACTGATATCTATCTCTATAATATTGGTGATGCGTTGGGCGATGGACTGGATGATGATCTCAGAGCCTTTGTAAACAAAGCCCATAACGAAGATCCTTTCGTCAAGGTTTCTTTTGTATCTGCTGGGTTTGGGGATTCATTCTCTGAGATTGAAGGCTATCACGATGGTCGCAAAGACAGCAGGCCAGATGGAATTGTCAGTGAAATTGAGTTCTGGAATGGAACCATGAATTATCTAGATAATTATGAGCCATGGATCGATAGATTGAACGATCTGAAATTCACGCCACCACCAGGAATGGCTGGTCCATTGAATCCTGGCGTGACGCGTCAATTTTACATAGGAAAGATCAAAGATCCTGGTCTGCCACCTAGCCTACTCATTGCGAAGGAATTAGTTCTCCATCACGACGAGATCTTTTTAACCAACTACCATACAGACGCCTGGAATTTATCTGGCTCGATTGAAGAAAACTCCATCGTCAATAAGTTGAATTTGCTAGCGCAAGCTGGAATGGAACTCAACCAACAAGTTAACATTGTTATTCTATTCAATGTCAATCAGAGTTCGTTAGCGCCTGAAATTTGGGATTACTTTGCTACAACCGCCACGGATCATGAGTTCGAGGAAGCCTTTGTGGAATGGAGCAATGATTACCAGGCAAGCACTGCTATCACCAATAAGGAGTTTCTCAACATCAAGGGATTCGGTATTTATAGGTATACGGATGCGTTGAACGCACGACCGTAG
- a CDS encoding alanine dehydrogenase, translating to MSHILSPFTKDQLIPQEERLEIQRNKQELFIGIPKENQQVEKRICLTPDAVAALTAHGHRILMEKGAGLGSSFTDNDYLNSGAELTSDTKKVFSCPTVLKVAPPSDEEIALIKPQTVLISALQLKTRDKSYFEKLAAKKITALAFEFIQDDDGNHVATTALSEISGVAAILIASELLSSGTNRTGQLFGNITGVPPVDVVIMGAGTVGEFAARTAIGLGAQVKVFDNSISNLRRIKDNVSQTVYTSTLQPKYLSKALRRCDVVIAALSGKNRAPVVVSQTMVENMKPGAVIIDVSIDMGGCFETSELTTHENPTFVKFGITHYCVPNLPSRYSKTASISLSNIFTPYILNIADDGGIEHSIRMDKGLKNGIYMYHGILTNKSVGEWYNLPCSDVNLLIF from the coding sequence ATGAGTCATATCCTCTCACCTTTTACTAAAGACCAATTGATTCCTCAAGAGGAGCGACTGGAAATTCAGCGCAACAAGCAGGAATTATTCATTGGTATCCCTAAAGAAAACCAACAAGTAGAAAAGCGCATTTGTTTGACACCTGATGCAGTAGCAGCCTTGACTGCTCACGGGCACCGTATTCTGATGGAGAAAGGAGCCGGTCTAGGAAGTAGTTTTACGGATAATGACTATCTAAATTCTGGAGCAGAATTAACTTCAGATACTAAAAAAGTGTTCTCTTGTCCTACTGTTCTTAAAGTAGCACCTCCCAGTGATGAGGAAATTGCCTTGATCAAACCACAAACGGTCCTTATCAGTGCTTTACAATTAAAGACTCGCGATAAATCTTATTTTGAAAAGTTAGCCGCTAAGAAAATAACCGCTCTTGCCTTCGAATTCATTCAAGATGATGACGGGAATCATGTGGCTACTACTGCCTTGAGCGAAATCTCTGGAGTAGCAGCTATTCTAATCGCTTCAGAATTGTTAAGCAGTGGCACCAATCGTACGGGTCAATTGTTTGGAAATATAACAGGCGTTCCGCCTGTTGATGTGGTCATCATGGGTGCTGGCACTGTTGGTGAGTTCGCTGCACGCACCGCTATAGGACTAGGCGCTCAAGTCAAAGTTTTTGATAATTCTATTTCAAATTTGCGCAGGATCAAAGACAATGTCAGTCAAACGGTATACACCTCTACCCTTCAACCTAAATATTTATCTAAAGCATTAAGGCGTTGCGATGTAGTCATCGCCGCTTTGAGTGGTAAAAACCGTGCTCCTGTTGTCGTTTCTCAAACTATGGTAGAGAACATGAAACCTGGTGCCGTGATCATTGACGTAAGTATTGATATGGGCGGTTGTTTTGAAACTAGCGAATTGACAACTCACGAGAATCCGACTTTTGTAAAATTTGGTATTACGCATTATTGTGTACCCAATTTACCTTCTAGGTATTCTAAAACAGCATCCATATCATTAAGCAACATCTTCACCCCTTACATCTTGAACATTGCTGATGATGGTGGGATTGAGCATTCCATCCGGATGGACAAGGGTCTTAAGAATGGGATTTATATGTATCATGGAATTCTTACCAATAAATCCGTTGGGGAGTGGTATAACTTGCCGTGTAGCGACGTAAATTTGTTGATCTTTTAA
- the aroB gene encoding 3-dehydroquinate synthase, translated as MTSIINENYAIHFGDECYRALNEFIAVKKPSTVFVLVDENTMEHCYAPFAAKLETVAPIEVIEIDAGEEFKNIDTCSGVWNALIELNCDRNSLFISLGGGVVTDLGGFVAATIKRGIDFIHVPTSLLAMVDASIGGKNGVDLGPLKNQVGVIQPPVMTLVDPKFLSTLPEQQLRNGSIEMFKHGLIADRAYWENMLELDFDFSSDTFESLIYQSIIIKNDVVLSDPFEKDARKSLNYGHTVGHAIESYCMSNPKQQEELLHGEAVAAGIIIESYLSQLNTGLSKKDLKQIEEFYEALELGLKFSASDVEQIIGFMAHDKKNVNGEVRFVLLNAIGSYQTDCVVDVQEIRNGFKLYLS; from the coding sequence ATGACTTCAATTATCAATGAAAATTATGCCATTCATTTTGGCGACGAATGTTACCGTGCTCTGAATGAGTTTATTGCAGTTAAAAAACCGAGTACTGTTTTTGTCCTTGTTGATGAAAATACCATGGAACATTGTTATGCCCCATTTGCAGCAAAGCTGGAAACGGTGGCTCCAATAGAAGTGATTGAAATAGATGCTGGTGAGGAATTTAAAAACATTGATACTTGCAGCGGTGTTTGGAACGCGTTGATTGAGCTCAATTGTGATCGTAACAGTCTTTTTATAAGCTTGGGTGGTGGTGTAGTCACAGATTTAGGCGGTTTTGTAGCTGCCACTATCAAACGTGGTATTGATTTTATTCATGTTCCAACTAGTTTGCTAGCGATGGTGGACGCCTCTATAGGTGGAAAAAATGGTGTGGATTTAGGGCCCTTAAAAAATCAGGTAGGTGTCATACAGCCACCTGTAATGACTCTTGTGGATCCAAAATTCCTTTCCACCTTACCAGAGCAGCAATTGCGCAACGGCAGTATTGAGATGTTCAAACACGGCTTGATTGCCGATCGTGCTTACTGGGAAAATATGTTAGAGTTGGACTTTGATTTTTCTAGCGACACTTTTGAATCCTTAATTTATCAATCCATCATCATTAAAAATGACGTGGTCTTGAGCGATCCATTTGAAAAAGATGCCCGGAAATCCTTAAATTATGGACATACCGTGGGTCATGCTATTGAATCGTACTGCATGTCAAATCCTAAACAGCAAGAGGAGTTACTTCATGGAGAAGCTGTTGCCGCAGGGATCATTATTGAAAGCTATTTGAGCCAACTCAATACAGGCCTAAGTAAAAAGGATTTAAAACAGATTGAAGAGTTTTATGAGGCCTTAGAATTAGGTCTTAAATTCAGTGCGTCAGATGTAGAGCAGATCATTGGGTTTATGGCTCACGATAAAAAGAATGTCAACGGTGAGGTACGTTTTGTTCTATTAAATGCCATAGGTTCCTACCAAACGGATTGTGTAGTTGATGTACAAGAAATTCGGAATGGTTTTAAATTATACTTAAGCTAG